A part of Paenibacillus sp. sptzw28 genomic DNA contains:
- a CDS encoding LamG-like jellyroll fold domain-containing protein — protein sequence MNGEWNAGNEGSVIAKDKGGQKLMQSSGGVFKRVKKMQRQAGRVLIIFLIAALILPVFGPVPGTVVHAAEELSTDAFLDNINFGNAVSESAHNFRGDITSVITGFMGEPARVSNPRFPVEGQGGDLTFTMKVDPNLRNYFTVKFSGEEDSKGYLSTVMINGEKVGVDHGDYDALNKGGSLPNRFYYNTIMLPLESTIGKNMVEITIKTIHVGGNMNSASRGYYNAYTHTAAYINVDGEQQGYKFMPDQNPDTMLAPDLTNAEKQATIDAYVQDQINLFNSLSNKVDGSAGGKMSIIRYQDELMFYASVLKYDWSPAKTPEEKQVALQRIFKTIDNHVKDYYGNTRLVLRGGHQGDWGGYYGALGEALYIVENLIKDDTIYGETAWGAFLDQPFVTGTVEGEFSLAGADWNGGELTRREAWERVLKANFDFARTRLSYIYNQVYYTYVGAWEAHEGLRLIGSSFYEGKERSNQILLESLGIRPFLGEEVLVGPSGEELDLYHSLFYHDGAAQFTDDFVHIVGKGLAKSKLNADGNVVRRLPYGEHYTGLTEAGLSRENGYVANYGEAANYLVTYFYKTLNHAGDEEMNDEILKAALKSIHARGFVRIPSLDGSGRRVMRAEQATDERNQNLPGFIAYGAGVGRGMGLQFASLEMTMAKNEQRYNGPEWGEYWQHAREAVGYVQQQLADRQLLQTKDFGSRGTMSGPDFRLAETYKYITSDRANYSRFGGKALAEVVLPHTDFDAYKPEEIAARGVNPDDYEQFAWADIDNMYVSVRDADFRMLGSLFYRNRGMTSNGRLHIIKDNYDHIVQIATNNVFRYEDYYLRAPNMEVDIYSDRGTIWNGVPQALAGEVSPVSYQPGVGTVKRDNFEVDNPYSGYPELLTSRYGKYFMIFNTTRDDFGNKKTFDVELPADFSGSTVIDLVTGTNVPVVNGKVTIAPKTAMVLKLASDIELAPKPFHVDFVNALAGNGYAGISWKTTSGGESYTIKRSETEDGEYEIIASGVTGNYYKDTTVQNGNVYYYKVAAVNENGEGPDSYRAKADLPAPVSGDTGTFWRDDRIGGTSGSAAIDGSSISIDAVGGTGLGEGDDSNIYKRDIKDSLHYVSRIASGNSSISAKIESSSGEASGIMMRDRLTSENARYIYFGADGNGNLVLQTRTRVSFHQWTNEVASPLNAKIEGYTVAEYPYVKLMRDHDSQTVYAFVSKDGTDWKYVTKMSTLLTYAYYIGVVSTDSAQFSEVTVVETPQGSLTPFVAKVQDQATLYWNKPKQASWFNLYRTTDAAAGQTDPVLKPGTAEPVDGSPWKLVLADSRATSYQEAGLRHGSVHYKILPVHGDGSPQPFYAASVSADQIEVVMEYAESLPASDYTKASFYLFHKELGRIKAEMAKPDADEDALINEIYYARNLLVPHTTSLYSFEGNADNTFGSSDGTVAGTPAYSAGKIGQAIELNGTDSYVALPPTHNLAASDQITVTTWVNWNGSSQWQRIFDFGSSTNQYMSLTPRSGNNTLRFAIKNGGGEQFVETSQFPVNQWVHVAVTLGSGTAKLYVNGELKAENKNVTIKPSDFKPSKNYIGKSQFADPLFSGRIDEFRVYNSVLSADEIIAIYNKTSTWFDNSLLTLLLDEAAAAVADHYTAESYEALQSSVANAKSVASSAIATQADVDAASADLLAALNGLEYVPGLPVLDPIGNKFVLAGERLAFTVQASNADNIVYGATGLPEGATFNAETRTFEWTPAKEQSGIYSVTFTVTSGDLSSSRTVKITVKGQPVIGPDTMVEATAKQLFTYQVAASDPSGASFTYSAANVPSGAWFDSANGILTWTPAQADYGSHPVTFTVSNGSFEASRTVDINVKLHVLPAGEYTKGSYYLYKNEVERIEAEMQKPEADKAKLAAQLDQAEKLLVHMSLYSFEGNANNAFGTTHGVVAGVPVYAEGKTGQAINLNGTDNFVTLPSSHPLSTSDFVTLSTWVYWKGGGNWQRIFDFGNNTSDYLFLTPRSGSNTLRFAIKNGGGEQIVETSQLPANQWVHVAVTLGTGTAKLYVNGQLKAENNKFTIKPSDFKPRVNYIGKSQWPDPLYNGMIDQFRIYNYVLNAEEIQAAMNSTATQWTDKTLIPVLLEEAGAADNELYKEESVQALQAEVTKAQSVYNKADAAQEEIDAAAASLLAALEGLQWKDITASLNAAEPNGKNGWYTSPVTLTLSPAKIAEYSLDGGTTWLAYSEPVILNKEGTNKVQYRRSVSTGETNSLEVKIDLTAPQVTVTGDTYYTIDQQIAITCNATDTVSGVTYSPCAVPLLQVKAYTLESGQHTVTATAEDEAGHQTTVTHTFAVTVTFDSLKTVTNAFLQQTGDKAWESVAKSYKQKLDLAKEKADSGKIEAAKGIMDGFIDQVRDHAGKFFTHEQAEILIRWAQIVV from the coding sequence ATGAATGGAGAATGGAATGCAGGCAATGAAGGCAGTGTTATCGCTAAAGATAAGGGAGGACAAAAATTAATGCAAAGTAGCGGGGGCGTATTCAAGCGAGTAAAGAAAATGCAAAGACAAGCCGGAAGGGTCTTGATTATTTTCCTGATCGCCGCGTTGATTTTACCGGTGTTCGGACCTGTGCCGGGTACAGTGGTGCATGCGGCAGAAGAGCTGTCAACTGACGCTTTTCTGGATAACATCAATTTCGGTAATGCGGTATCTGAAAGCGCTCACAATTTCAGGGGCGATATTACAAGTGTAATCACCGGCTTTATGGGCGAGCCCGCTCGGGTATCGAATCCGCGTTTTCCGGTTGAAGGGCAAGGCGGGGATCTGACGTTTACCATGAAGGTCGATCCGAATCTACGCAACTATTTCACCGTGAAATTTTCGGGGGAGGAAGATTCGAAGGGTTACCTCAGTACGGTCATGATTAACGGCGAGAAAGTCGGAGTTGACCACGGCGATTATGATGCCCTTAACAAGGGCGGGTCATTGCCGAACCGTTTTTACTACAATACGATCATGCTTCCGCTCGAATCAACGATTGGGAAAAATATGGTCGAAATTACAATCAAAACGATCCATGTGGGCGGGAATATGAACTCGGCCTCAAGAGGCTATTACAATGCTTATACTCACACGGCAGCCTATATTAACGTAGATGGAGAGCAGCAGGGCTACAAATTCATGCCCGACCAGAATCCGGATACGATGCTGGCGCCGGATCTGACGAATGCGGAGAAGCAGGCGACCATAGACGCATACGTGCAGGATCAGATCAATCTGTTTAACTCGTTATCGAATAAAGTGGATGGCAGCGCAGGCGGTAAGATGTCGATCATCCGCTATCAGGATGAGCTTATGTTTTACGCCAGTGTGCTCAAGTACGACTGGTCTCCGGCGAAGACGCCGGAAGAGAAGCAGGTGGCGCTTCAGCGTATTTTCAAGACGATCGATAATCATGTCAAGGATTACTACGGCAATACGAGACTGGTGCTGCGCGGCGGACACCAGGGCGATTGGGGCGGCTACTACGGCGCGCTTGGCGAAGCGCTGTACATCGTCGAGAACCTGATCAAAGACGACACGATTTATGGGGAAACGGCGTGGGGCGCGTTTCTGGATCAGCCGTTCGTCACCGGAACCGTCGAAGGCGAATTCTCTCTTGCAGGCGCGGACTGGAACGGGGGCGAGCTGACGCGCCGCGAAGCGTGGGAGCGGGTGCTGAAGGCGAACTTCGACTTTGCCCGTACACGGCTTTCTTATATCTATAACCAGGTGTACTATACGTACGTAGGCGCGTGGGAGGCTCACGAAGGGCTGCGTCTTATCGGCTCAAGCTTTTACGAAGGCAAAGAGCGCAGCAATCAAATCCTGCTGGAATCATTGGGGATCAGACCATTCTTGGGAGAAGAGGTGCTGGTCGGTCCCAGCGGCGAAGAATTGGATTTGTACCATTCGTTGTTTTATCATGACGGGGCAGCGCAGTTTACGGATGACTTCGTCCACATTGTCGGCAAAGGGCTTGCGAAGAGTAAGCTGAATGCGGACGGCAACGTCGTCAGACGGTTGCCCTACGGCGAACATTATACCGGCTTGACGGAGGCGGGACTGTCTAGGGAGAACGGTTATGTCGCCAACTATGGAGAGGCGGCCAACTATCTTGTAACTTATTTCTATAAGACGTTGAACCACGCCGGCGACGAGGAAATGAACGACGAAATCCTGAAAGCGGCATTAAAATCGATCCACGCCCGCGGATTTGTCCGTATTCCGTCATTGGATGGCAGCGGCAGAAGAGTGATGAGAGCGGAGCAAGCGACGGATGAGCGAAATCAGAATTTGCCAGGCTTCATCGCTTACGGTGCGGGTGTGGGACGCGGAATGGGGCTTCAGTTTGCATCCCTGGAAATGACGATGGCTAAGAACGAGCAAAGATACAACGGTCCGGAGTGGGGCGAGTACTGGCAGCATGCGAGGGAAGCGGTCGGTTACGTGCAGCAGCAGCTTGCGGATCGCCAGCTGTTGCAAACGAAAGACTTCGGATCCAGAGGAACGATGAGCGGACCGGATTTTCGGTTAGCGGAAACTTACAAATATATCACTTCCGACCGGGCCAATTACAGCCGGTTTGGCGGCAAGGCTTTAGCAGAGGTTGTGCTTCCGCACACGGATTTCGATGCTTACAAGCCTGAAGAAATCGCCGCCCGGGGCGTCAATCCTGACGACTACGAGCAGTTTGCATGGGCGGATATCGACAATATGTACGTGTCGGTAAGAGACGCCGACTTCAGAATGTTGGGCTCGCTGTTTTACCGCAATCGCGGTATGACAAGCAACGGACGCCTACATATTATTAAAGACAATTACGACCATATCGTACAGATCGCCACCAACAATGTGTTCAGGTATGAAGATTATTACTTGCGGGCGCCTAACATGGAAGTGGATATTTACTCCGACAGAGGGACCATTTGGAACGGTGTGCCGCAGGCGCTGGCCGGCGAAGTATCGCCTGTTTCTTATCAGCCGGGCGTCGGGACCGTGAAGCGGGATAATTTCGAGGTGGATAACCCGTACTCCGGTTACCCGGAATTGCTGACTTCGAGATACGGCAAATATTTTATGATTTTCAACACGACCCGCGATGATTTTGGCAACAAGAAGACGTTCGACGTTGAGCTGCCGGCCGATTTCTCGGGCAGCACGGTGATCGACCTTGTCACAGGGACGAATGTTCCGGTCGTTAACGGAAAAGTGACCATTGCGCCGAAAACCGCGATGGTGTTGAAGCTGGCGTCGGATATCGAACTCGCACCGAAACCATTCCACGTTGATTTCGTTAATGCGCTTGCAGGCAACGGCTACGCGGGCATCTCGTGGAAAACGACATCGGGCGGGGAATCATACACGATTAAACGTTCGGAAACGGAAGACGGCGAATACGAGATTATCGCCAGCGGAGTCACCGGCAATTATTATAAGGATACAACGGTTCAGAACGGCAACGTTTACTATTATAAAGTCGCAGCAGTAAACGAGAACGGCGAAGGCCCAGATTCGTACCGCGCTAAGGCCGATTTGCCGGCTCCGGTGTCAGGTGACACGGGTACGTTTTGGCGCGACGACCGGATCGGCGGGACGTCAGGCAGCGCTGCAATCGACGGATCGTCCATATCGATCGACGCTGTGGGCGGGACAGGCCTTGGCGAAGGCGATGACAGCAATATTTATAAACGGGATATTAAGGATTCGCTTCATTATGTAAGCCGGATCGCTTCCGGCAACAGCTCGATCAGCGCAAAGATCGAGAGCTCATCCGGTGAAGCAAGCGGAATCATGATGCGTGACCGGCTCACGTCCGAGAACGCCCGCTACATCTATTTTGGCGCGGACGGGAACGGGAACCTTGTCCTGCAAACCCGTACGAGAGTATCGTTCCATCAATGGACGAATGAAGTCGCAAGTCCGCTGAATGCGAAAATCGAAGGCTACACGGTTGCGGAATATCCTTATGTCAAACTGATGCGCGACCATGATTCACAAACGGTCTACGCTTTCGTCTCCAAAGACGGAACGGACTGGAAGTATGTGACGAAGATGTCTACCCTGTTGACTTATGCGTATTATATCGGCGTTGTCTCAACCGATTCAGCACAGTTCAGCGAAGTTACGGTAGTAGAAACGCCGCAAGGCAGCCTTACACCGTTCGTTGCCAAAGTGCAGGATCAAGCGACGCTGTACTGGAACAAACCGAAGCAGGCTTCCTGGTTCAACTTGTACCGCACCACAGACGCGGCGGCGGGCCAGACCGATCCGGTATTGAAGCCGGGTACGGCGGAGCCGGTGGACGGTTCCCCTTGGAAGCTCGTTCTTGCGGATTCGAGAGCGACTTCGTACCAGGAGGCGGGCCTGCGGCACGGCAGCGTGCACTACAAGATACTGCCGGTTCACGGAGACGGATCGCCTCAGCCGTTCTATGCCGCATCAGTTTCCGCGGATCAGATTGAAGTCGTTATGGAGTACGCGGAGAGCTTACCGGCTTCGGATTATACGAAGGCCAGCTTCTACCTGTTCCATAAGGAGCTGGGCCGCATCAAGGCGGAAATGGCGAAGCCGGACGCCGACGAGGATGCGCTGATCAACGAAATTTACTATGCCCGCAATTTGCTTGTTCCGCATACAACATCGCTTTATTCGTTCGAAGGGAATGCAGACAATACATTCGGCTCGTCCGACGGTACTGTCGCCGGAACGCCTGCTTATTCGGCCGGAAAGATCGGTCAGGCCATCGAACTGAACGGCACGGACAGTTACGTTGCGCTGCCTCCGACACATAACCTGGCCGCTTCCGATCAAATCACCGTTACAACTTGGGTGAATTGGAATGGAAGCAGCCAGTGGCAGCGAATCTTCGATTTTGGCAGCAGCACGAATCAATATATGAGCCTGACACCCAGATCGGGCAATAACACGCTGCGTTTCGCGATCAAAAACGGCGGAGGAGAACAATTTGTCGAAACGTCGCAGTTCCCCGTAAATCAATGGGTGCATGTGGCGGTAACGCTTGGAAGCGGTACGGCGAAGCTGTATGTGAACGGAGAGCTGAAGGCCGAGAATAAGAATGTCACGATCAAACCGAGCGACTTCAAGCCAAGTAAGAACTATATCGGGAAGAGCCAATTTGCCGATCCGCTGTTTAGCGGCAGAATTGATGAGTTCCGCGTTTATAACTCCGTCTTGAGCGCTGACGAGATCATAGCGATCTATAATAAAACGTCGACATGGTTTGACAATAGCTTGCTCACGCTGCTGCTGGATGAAGCTGCCGCGGCTGTCGCCGATCATTATACAGCCGAAAGTTATGAGGCGTTGCAATCGTCGGTTGCGAATGCAAAATCGGTTGCGTCGAGCGCCATTGCGACTCAGGCGGATGTGGATGCGGCTTCCGCAGATCTGCTGGCGGCGCTCAATGGACTGGAATATGTTCCCGGCTTGCCGGTGCTTGATCCCATTGGCAACAAATTCGTCTTGGCCGGCGAGCGGCTTGCGTTCACGGTTCAAGCATCGAATGCGGATAATATTGTATACGGGGCAACCGGTTTGCCGGAAGGGGCAACGTTTAACGCGGAAACCCGTACGTTCGAATGGACTCCGGCTAAAGAACAAAGCGGCATCTATTCGGTGACGTTTACCGTCACTTCCGGCGATTTGTCTTCGTCCCGTACGGTCAAGATCACCGTCAAAGGGCAGCCGGTAATCGGTCCCGATACGATGGTGGAGGCTACCGCGAAGCAGTTATTCACATATCAAGTGGCCGCATCCGATCCATCAGGCGCTTCGTTCACATACAGCGCAGCGAATGTGCCGTCAGGCGCGTGGTTTGACTCCGCGAACGGCATCCTCACTTGGACACCGGCTCAAGCGGACTACGGCAGCCATCCGGTAACCTTCACGGTAAGCAACGGGAGCTTCGAAGCGAGCCGGACGGTGGACATTAACGTCAAGCTGCATGTGCTTCCTGCCGGGGAATACACGAAAGGCAGCTACTACCTGTACAAGAATGAAGTAGAGCGGATTGAAGCGGAGATGCAAAAGCCGGAAGCCGATAAGGCAAAACTTGCGGCACAACTCGATCAGGCCGAGAAGCTTCTTGTCCACATGTCGCTCTACTCGTTCGAAGGAAATGCGAACAATGCTTTCGGGACGACTCACGGGGTTGTCGCAGGGGTACCTGTTTACGCGGAAGGAAAGACCGGTCAGGCGATCAATCTGAACGGCACTGACAACTTCGTCACCTTGCCTTCGTCGCACCCGTTGTCCACATCCGACTTCGTCACTTTGTCCACCTGGGTGTACTGGAAGGGAGGCGGCAATTGGCAGCGAATTTTCGATTTTGGCAACAACACCAGCGACTACCTGTTCCTTACGCCGAGATCGGGCAGCAATACGCTGCGTTTCGCGATCAAGAACGGCGGCGGCGAACAAATCGTGGAGACGTCGCAGCTGCCCGCCAACCAATGGGTGCATGTGGCGGTGACGCTGGGCACCGGTACGGCGAAGCTGTATGTAAATGGCCAGTTGAAGGCTGAGAATAATAAGTTCACGATCAAGCCGAGCGATTTCAAACCAAGAGTAAACTACATCGGCAAAAGCCAGTGGCCTGACCCGCTGTATAACGGCATGATTGACCAATTCCGCATTTATAACTACGTCTTGAACGCTGAAGAAATTCAGGCGGCCATGAACAGTACGGCAACACAGTGGACTGACAAAACTTTAATCCCGGTCTTGCTGGAAGAAGCCGGCGCTGCTGACAACGAACTCTACAAAGAGGAGAGTGTACAAGCGCTTCAGGCGGAAGTAACGAAAGCTCAATCAGTGTATAACAAAGCAGATGCAGCGCAAGAAGAGATCGATGCGGCAGCAGCAAGCCTGCTTGCGGCGCTCGAAGGACTGCAGTGGAAGGATATCACCGCATCCTTGAATGCTGCCGAGCCGAATGGCAAGAACGGATGGTATACGTCTCCGGTCACGCTGACACTGTCTCCTGCGAAAATCGCGGAATACAGTCTGGACGGCGGAACCACTTGGTTAGCCTACAGTGAGCCTGTGATCTTGAATAAAGAGGGAACGAATAAGGTTCAGTACCGCCGTTCCGTCAGTACTGGGGAAACGAACTCGCTCGAGGTCAAAATTGATCTAACGGCTCCTCAAGTAACGGTAACCGGGGATACGTACTACACAATTGATCAACAGATCGCGATTACCTGCAACGCAACCGACACAGTGTCGGGAGTCACGTACTCGCCTTGCGCCGTACCGCTGCTTCAGGTTAAAGCATATACGCTGGAGTCCGGACAGCATACGGTAACAGCGACAGCGGAAGACGAGGCAGGCCATCAAACAACGGTTACCCATACATTTGCGGTAACGGTGACGTTTGACAGCTTGAAGACCGTGACGAATGCGTTTCTGCAGCAAACGGGCGACAAAGCATGGGAATCGGTGGCCAAGTCGTACAAGCAAAAGCTCGATCTGGCGAAAGAGAAGGCCGACAGCGGAAAGATCGAAGCCGCTAAAGGCATCATGGATGGTTTTATCGATCAAGTGAGAGACCATGCCGGAAAGTTCTTTACGCATGAACAAGCGGAAATTCTGATCCGGTGGGCGCAAATCGTGGTTTAG
- a CDS encoding alpha-L-arabinofuranosidase C-terminal domain-containing protein: MSLQGTLTINTKDRGAAMGDLFGIFFEDLNHAADGGLYAELVRNRSFEFGPIDHPDYHSLTAWEKVERGGGECEVRVESGLPLNKQNNNYAVIDIRMAGDGVGLMNHGFNTGIPVREGETYVFSMYARRNSSFDVPITVTLEGVEGSVYSEAAIVVASDQWTKYVARLTASATDYSGRLVLTTKGSGLLCLDMVSLFPARTFRNRPNGLREDIATLLADLRPKFMRFPGGCLIHDGSLNADDRDSMYRWKNTLGDVAERPARRNNWRYNQTLGLGYYEYFLFCEDIGAKPIPVVPAGSDPHHKRNVPLDELQPWIDDALDLIEFANGDASSPWGAIRAKLGHPEPFGLEFIGIGNEEVGEPFFERYAYFHRAIKAKYPAIKIINNSGPFASGEEYERGWRSARENGSDFVDEHYYQSPEWLLANHRRYDSFKTYDPKVFLGEYASCGNTYYNALAEAAYMTGLERNAHAVGLACYAPLLCNVDYVNWKPDLIWFNNHDVFGTANYYVQKLFMHHQGDHALRVQAEGFEQPVQSESKPIAGMLAVGTEGGTVEYSQIKLINHVTGDLQEFADGQFLLSDTEEDRANGHARRMAELESIDSEHYTLSMTARRKAWGRGFMIHFGKVDDRNELLWRIGGWHNNDSIISSQINGTSCVLTHCLFDVEDDVDYHLLIEVCGRKIRAYIDGALVANTEDLIPVIEPLYYSSSIEEATGDVILKVVNVQDAQVRTGIVLEGLGEKEEVMIDISELSGYSLEEENSFEQPERIVPANQTLHLQGNAFEYEIPRHSLTVMRVKRSLNDTDVKVTEKGESR; the protein is encoded by the coding sequence ATGAGCTTGCAAGGGACTTTGACCATAAATACGAAAGACCGTGGGGCGGCGATGGGCGACCTGTTCGGCATCTTTTTCGAAGATTTGAATCATGCGGCCGACGGCGGGCTGTATGCCGAACTCGTACGAAACCGTTCGTTCGAATTTGGTCCCATCGATCACCCGGATTACCATTCACTGACGGCATGGGAGAAGGTGGAGCGGGGAGGCGGCGAGTGCGAGGTTCGAGTCGAAAGCGGATTACCCCTGAATAAGCAAAATAACAATTATGCGGTAATTGACATTCGGATGGCAGGTGACGGCGTTGGACTCATGAACCACGGATTTAATACCGGCATCCCGGTCAGAGAAGGAGAAACCTATGTCTTCTCCATGTATGCGCGCAGGAATAGCAGCTTCGACGTGCCAATCACCGTCACGTTGGAGGGAGTCGAAGGAAGCGTTTATTCGGAAGCGGCTATCGTTGTCGCATCGGACCAATGGACGAAATACGTAGCGAGGCTGACGGCTTCCGCTACCGATTACAGCGGACGGCTGGTTCTCACCACGAAAGGATCCGGGTTGCTCTGCCTCGACATGGTTTCTTTGTTCCCGGCACGAACGTTCCGCAATCGGCCCAACGGCCTCCGTGAGGACATTGCCACATTGCTTGCCGATCTTAGACCTAAGTTCATGCGGTTTCCGGGCGGTTGTCTCATCCATGACGGGTCGCTGAATGCAGATGACCGTGACTCGATGTACCGGTGGAAGAACACGCTCGGCGATGTCGCCGAGCGGCCTGCACGGCGAAACAATTGGCGGTACAATCAAACGTTGGGCCTTGGGTATTACGAATATTTTCTGTTCTGCGAGGACATTGGCGCCAAACCGATTCCTGTCGTACCGGCGGGCTCCGATCCGCATCACAAGAGAAACGTGCCCTTGGACGAGCTGCAGCCATGGATTGACGACGCGCTCGATCTGATCGAGTTTGCGAATGGGGATGCCTCGTCCCCATGGGGGGCCATTCGCGCCAAGCTGGGACATCCGGAGCCATTCGGCCTGGAGTTTATCGGCATCGGTAACGAAGAGGTCGGCGAACCGTTCTTCGAGCGGTACGCGTATTTTCATCGAGCGATCAAGGCCAAATATCCGGCGATCAAAATCATTAATAACAGCGGTCCGTTCGCATCCGGAGAAGAGTACGAGCGCGGCTGGAGATCGGCCCGCGAGAACGGCTCCGACTTCGTGGACGAACATTATTACCAGTCCCCGGAATGGCTGCTCGCCAATCATCGCCGTTACGATTCGTTCAAGACCTACGATCCCAAAGTATTCCTTGGCGAGTATGCTTCCTGCGGCAATACTTATTACAACGCGCTTGCGGAAGCAGCTTATATGACCGGGCTTGAACGCAATGCCCACGCAGTCGGCCTTGCCTGCTATGCGCCTTTGCTCTGTAACGTCGATTACGTGAACTGGAAGCCGGATTTGATCTGGTTCAACAATCATGACGTGTTCGGAACGGCCAACTACTATGTCCAGAAGCTCTTTATGCATCATCAGGGCGATCATGCGCTTCGGGTTCAAGCAGAAGGGTTCGAACAGCCTGTTCAGAGCGAAAGCAAACCGATTGCAGGAATGCTAGCCGTCGGAACCGAAGGCGGAACGGTCGAATATTCGCAGATTAAGCTCATCAACCATGTAACCGGGGACCTACAAGAATTTGCAGACGGGCAGTTCCTCCTTTCCGATACGGAGGAAGACCGGGCCAATGGACATGCACGGCGAATGGCAGAGCTGGAATCGATAGATAGCGAGCATTATACGCTATCGATGACGGCAAGAAGGAAAGCCTGGGGCAGAGGCTTCATGATTCACTTCGGGAAGGTCGACGATCGCAATGAGCTCCTGTGGAGAATCGGAGGATGGCATAATAATGATTCAATAATCAGCTCTCAAATAAACGGGACAAGCTGCGTCCTTACCCATTGCCTGTTCGATGTAGAAGACGATGTGGACTATCATCTGTTGATAGAGGTTTGCGGCAGAAAAATACGGGCTTATATCGACGGGGCTCTTGTAGCCAATACGGAGGATCTGATTCCTGTCATCGAGCCGCTCTACTATTCCTCGAGCATCGAAGAGGCGACCGGCGACGTCATCCTGAAAGTGGTCAATGTGCAGGATGCGCAGGTCCGTACCGGGATTGTGCTGGAGGGACTTGGCGAGAAGGAAGAGGTAATGATCGATATTTCGGAATTGTCCGGATATTCGCTTGAAGAAGAGAACAGCTTCGAACAACCGGAACGGATTGTGCCGGCGAACCAGACGCTTCATCTGCAAGGCAATGCGTTCGAATACGAGATTCCGAGGCATTCACTTACTGTCATGCGGGTGAAGAGATCTCTTAACGATACAGACGTAAAAGTAACCGAAAAGGGAGAAAGTCGATGA
- a CDS encoding glycoside hydrolase family 43 protein: MSAYLFVHFKEKKTPDGEQVYFGLSKDGFNWEQVNGGEPVLWSDKGDKGVRDHTIVRTKSGKFYILSTDLSLASCFDTKYEGTWANIARNGSKCLALWESDDLVNWSEQRMIELGDEDYGMLWAPDVLYDRNRDDYVIHWSSSHASNNYGHKAIFYTRTKDFIHFDKPQLLCRKDGSGIIDSAIYEENGMYYRFVKHENPIHIILEQGESISGEYVENQAFKEEMVKLGYGQYEGPTAFKLQDGRWVLMLDYYGVQGEGQGYVPFIADDLKSGRFIRSDERFSFPYRFKHGTVLAITAEEYDRIHRHFS, encoded by the coding sequence ATGAGTGCATATTTATTCGTACATTTCAAAGAGAAAAAAACGCCGGACGGCGAACAGGTCTACTTTGGCTTGAGTAAGGACGGTTTCAATTGGGAACAGGTGAATGGCGGCGAGCCTGTGTTATGGAGCGATAAAGGCGACAAGGGTGTACGGGATCACACGATAGTCCGTACCAAGTCCGGTAAATTTTATATTTTGTCTACGGACCTTAGCCTGGCGAGCTGCTTCGATACCAAGTATGAAGGTACCTGGGCAAATATTGCGCGGAACGGAAGCAAGTGTCTGGCACTCTGGGAGTCGGACGATCTCGTGAATTGGTCGGAGCAGCGAATGATCGAGCTTGGCGATGAAGATTACGGCATGCTATGGGCACCGGACGTACTGTATGATCGGAACCGGGACGACTATGTCATTCATTGGTCATCGTCCCATGCTTCGAACAACTACGGACATAAGGCGATATTTTATACGCGAACCAAGGACTTTATACACTTCGATAAACCGCAGCTCTTATGCAGGAAAGACGGAAGCGGCATCATAGACTCGGCTATATATGAAGAGAATGGTATGTACTATCGCTTTGTGAAGCATGAGAACCCCATTCACATCATTCTTGAGCAGGGGGAGTCGATAAGTGGCGAATACGTGGAGAACCAAGCTTTCAAAGAAGAGATGGTCAAACTCGGGTATGGTCAGTATGAGGGGCCCACTGCATTCAAGCTCCAGGATGGGCGATGGGTTCTGATGCTGGACTATTACGGTGTTCAAGGAGAAGGTCAGGGCTATGTCCCGTTTATCGCAGACGACTTGAAGAGCGGACGCTTTATCCGTTCTGATGAGCGGTTCAGCTTTCCCTACCGCTTTAAGCATGGTACCGTGCTTGCTATTACGGCGGAGGAGTACGACCGCATTCACCGCCATTTTTCCTAG